In Sphingobacterium sp. PCS056, the following proteins share a genomic window:
- a CDS encoding prolyl oligopeptidase family serine peptidase has protein sequence MQYHLLRLSIKTLFIGLCLTVICTLSSAQNTYKFTEGLTVDIPYSYGREAVYTDELLSQYYQHGLPRPIAGKTWDGTSEKSLWIAAKADTNGFFRRQQNMDANLQQPNNPPGPGRVAQQDQTSRSMSTTYRGPRSSYLYLTYQSDKVQSALLNIRGNSAVLINGELHTGDPYRMGWLNIPFQLKKGLNEFYVRGSSIAAQLSFIKNQLIIGTEDLTQPDIVQGKNNQHLLLGIVLINNSNKDVHNLKIQSNTGNQKASVISPVIRAHSTRKVIVPIDASTIHSLGEILSDISIWNKSQLIDQKKIPLKSVNSNTPYRVTFISTIDNSLQYYAVNPALGGEKSGDALFLSVHGAGVEAIGQAQAYQAKDWGTLVAPTNRRPRGFNWEDWGRIDALEVLSLAKQTLQPDTQKIYLTGHSMGGHGTWFLGATYPDKWAAIAPCAGYPTLKGYGSADGLIPEKGQNALENILLRSGNQSDVVAYATNYKPLGIYVLHGDADRTVSVDYARQMRKLLGTFHPDFNYYEYPGGSHWYSNESVDWKPLFDYFKIHKRKAAIDVNHIDFKTANPGISSSYYWGTVYQQEKPLDYSHIVLTRDRERGTIIGKTENVEVLSLDLADFDKNVALTIDLDSLNTITYQRNTTNESFIFLQKKDQIWSIITKPSLDQKGPHRNGTFKEAFNHGMVYVYGTMGTKEENKWALEKVRHDAEAWYYRGNGAFEIIADRDFEANKYTEHNIILIGNSKTNSAWDILLKDCPITVLPGQIKIDKQIYNGSDLGGYFYWKKPGTQSRAVGVITGTGLSGMQAAGANQYFAGASGFPDYMFFNLTMLKNGPAGIIDAGFFTNEWKVNQK, from the coding sequence ATGCAATACCATTTATTACGATTAAGTATAAAAACTTTATTTATAGGCTTATGTTTAACTGTAATCTGCACTCTTTCTTCTGCCCAAAATACATATAAATTCACAGAAGGACTTACGGTAGATATTCCTTACAGTTATGGTCGGGAAGCAGTATATACTGATGAGCTGTTGTCACAATATTACCAACATGGACTCCCTCGTCCCATAGCTGGAAAAACATGGGATGGAACTTCAGAAAAATCTTTATGGATTGCTGCAAAAGCAGATACAAATGGTTTTTTTAGGCGTCAGCAAAATATGGATGCCAACCTGCAGCAACCCAACAATCCTCCAGGGCCTGGCCGTGTAGCTCAACAAGATCAAACCAGCAGGTCGATGTCGACCACTTATAGAGGTCCTCGTTCAAGTTATCTATATCTCACTTATCAATCCGACAAAGTACAGTCTGCATTACTTAATATTAGAGGAAATAGTGCTGTATTAATTAATGGAGAATTGCATACTGGAGATCCATACCGCATGGGATGGTTAAATATTCCATTTCAGTTAAAAAAAGGTTTAAATGAATTTTATGTTAGAGGTTCGTCCATCGCGGCACAGCTGAGTTTCATTAAAAACCAGCTCATCATCGGTACCGAAGATCTGACGCAACCCGATATTGTACAAGGCAAAAATAACCAACATTTGCTCTTAGGTATTGTACTCATCAACAATAGTAATAAAGATGTACATAATCTAAAGATACAGAGCAACACAGGAAATCAAAAAGCATCTGTCATCTCACCCGTAATCAGGGCGCATAGTACTCGAAAAGTTATTGTTCCTATCGATGCCTCAACAATCCATAGCTTAGGAGAGATTCTTTCGGATATTTCAATTTGGAATAAAAGTCAATTAATCGATCAGAAAAAAATTCCATTGAAAAGTGTCAATAGTAATACGCCATATCGGGTCACCTTTATAAGTACGATAGACAATAGTTTACAATACTATGCGGTAAATCCAGCATTGGGTGGCGAAAAATCTGGTGATGCGCTTTTTTTATCCGTTCATGGAGCTGGAGTAGAAGCCATTGGTCAAGCACAAGCATATCAGGCAAAAGACTGGGGAACTCTGGTGGCACCGACCAATCGTCGACCACGAGGATTCAACTGGGAAGATTGGGGGAGAATAGATGCGTTGGAAGTGCTCAGTTTAGCGAAACAAACTTTGCAACCAGATACGCAAAAAATCTATCTAACAGGCCATTCTATGGGAGGACATGGCACTTGGTTTTTGGGAGCAACGTATCCTGACAAATGGGCTGCAATAGCACCATGTGCAGGATATCCAACCTTAAAGGGTTACGGTTCTGCCGACGGATTGATTCCAGAAAAAGGACAAAATGCCTTAGAAAATATATTATTACGATCTGGCAATCAAAGCGACGTAGTAGCATATGCAACCAATTATAAGCCACTTGGGATATATGTATTGCATGGTGATGCAGACCGTACAGTATCCGTAGATTATGCTCGTCAGATGCGTAAGTTATTGGGTACATTCCATCCCGATTTCAATTATTATGAATATCCAGGTGGATCACATTGGTATAGTAATGAAAGTGTAGACTGGAAACCTTTATTTGATTATTTTAAAATACATAAACGAAAAGCTGCCATTGACGTCAATCATATCGATTTCAAAACCGCTAATCCTGGGATATCCTCCTCCTACTATTGGGGTACAGTATATCAACAGGAAAAGCCACTAGATTATTCACATATTGTCCTAACACGAGATCGGGAGAGAGGAACCATAATCGGCAAAACAGAGAATGTAGAGGTGCTCTCGTTGGATTTAGCAGATTTTGATAAAAATGTTGCATTGACTATTGACCTCGATAGTTTAAATACCATTACATACCAAAGGAATACAACGAACGAGTCTTTCATCTTTTTACAAAAAAAAGATCAGATCTGGAGCATCATAACAAAGCCATCATTAGATCAAAAGGGGCCACATCGTAATGGTACTTTTAAAGAAGCATTTAACCATGGGATGGTATATGTTTATGGAACCATGGGTACCAAGGAAGAAAATAAGTGGGCATTAGAAAAAGTACGCCATGATGCAGAAGCCTGGTATTATAGAGGAAATGGAGCATTTGAAATAATCGCTGACCGTGATTTTGAAGCAAATAAATATACGGAACATAACATCATACTCATTGGTAATTCAAAAACAAACAGTGCTTGGGATATTTTATTAAAAGACTGTCCAATTACGGTACTCCCAGGTCAGATCAAAATAGATAAACAAATTTATAATGGAAGTGATCTAGGCGGATATTTTTATTGGAAAAAACCAGGCACACAATCAAGAGCTGTTGGGGTGATTACCGGCACAGGACTTAGTGGTATGCAAGCAGCAGGGGCAAATCAATATTTTGCTGGCGCAAGTGGTTTTCCTGATTATATGTTTTTCAACTTAACTATGTTAAAAAATGGACCGGCAGGAATTATAGACGCGGGATTCTTCACAAATGAATGGAAAGTAAATCAAAAATAA
- a CDS encoding FAD-dependent monooxygenase, producing MRLIYQAAYDQFEKTGGNGVAPVKPKGHLSLCLNCNGSGLIQSSSCPLANNENYPHVAIVGGGIGGVALAVACLHRGIPYTLYERDLNFNARSQGYGLTLQQASKAISGLGILSLEDGVISTKHVVHTIDGKVIGEWGMRKWVPEKTNTGDKRSNVHIARQSLRSALLDQLGSHDTVLWNHQLVDFKETESDGLLLSFQVDGEVKTAKADLLVGADGIRSSVRRLLIGEDIAPLRYLGCIVILGICPLSALENFHSPLLDSATVFQTANGNERIYIMPYSSDSVMWQLSFPMSENEAKALSDRGSQALKEEACRRTLWHDPIPQILAATQAAQISGYPVYDREILDAEWLKGKVTLIGDAAHPMSPFKGQGANQALLDALALARGISSACGSSHWKKDGIRKAVLVDYEEEMIMRSAIKVKDSADAAKFLHSEMVLIEGDEPRGSCVKKN from the coding sequence ATGCGACTTATTTATCAAGCAGCATATGATCAATTTGAAAAAACTGGTGGTAATGGTGTTGCTCCTGTTAAACCAAAAGGACATCTTTCTCTTTGTTTGAACTGCAATGGTTCTGGTTTAATACAGTCATCAAGTTGTCCGCTCGCCAATAATGAAAATTATCCTCACGTTGCTATTGTAGGTGGTGGTATCGGTGGAGTAGCATTAGCCGTAGCTTGTCTGCACCGGGGTATTCCTTATACGCTCTATGAGCGTGATCTTAACTTCAATGCGCGTTCTCAAGGTTATGGTCTCACCTTACAGCAGGCTAGTAAAGCGATTTCAGGGTTAGGCATTCTATCCTTAGAGGATGGGGTAATATCTACAAAACATGTCGTTCATACGATTGACGGAAAAGTCATTGGTGAATGGGGAATGAGAAAGTGGGTACCTGAAAAAACAAACACAGGTGATAAGCGTTCAAATGTGCATATTGCACGACAATCCTTGCGTTCAGCCCTTTTAGATCAATTAGGTAGTCATGATACGGTTCTGTGGAATCATCAATTGGTAGATTTTAAAGAAACGGAGTCGGATGGTCTTTTGCTAAGCTTTCAAGTTGATGGAGAAGTGAAAACTGCCAAAGCCGATCTTTTGGTCGGAGCTGATGGCATTCGCAGTTCTGTCCGGAGATTGTTAATAGGAGAAGATATTGCTCCTTTACGTTACTTGGGCTGTATCGTTATATTGGGTATATGTCCTTTGAGTGCTTTAGAAAATTTTCATAGCCCTTTACTCGATTCTGCCACTGTGTTTCAGACTGCTAATGGGAATGAACGCATCTATATCATGCCTTATTCATCGGACTCAGTCATGTGGCAGCTTAGTTTCCCTATGAGTGAAAATGAAGCTAAAGCGTTGAGCGATCGAGGATCACAAGCCCTTAAAGAGGAGGCATGTCGACGGACGCTATGGCATGATCCGATTCCTCAGATTTTAGCTGCGACCCAGGCAGCTCAGATCTCTGGCTATCCTGTGTATGATAGAGAAATTCTTGATGCAGAATGGTTGAAAGGAAAGGTGACACTTATCGGAGATGCAGCTCACCCAATGAGCCCATTTAAAGGTCAGGGGGCAAATCAAGCGCTGCTGGATGCACTTGCATTAGCGAGAGGCATATCAAGCGCATGTGGGTCATCACATTGGAAAAAAGATGGTATTAGAAAAGCGGTACTGGTTGATTATGAAGAAGAGATGATCATGCGCAGTGCGATTAAAGTGAAAGATTCAGCTGATGCAGCAAAATTTTTACATTCTGAAATGGTGCTGATAGAAGGAGATGAACCCAGAGGAAGCTGTGTCAAGAAGAATTAA
- a CDS encoding TonB-dependent siderophore receptor, with protein MFIRITHFTLLIVNAIIIFLSIHTAHAQSKDQPILKQLDSVFVKARVSEKDRSSIQTARLNITDYENPQVTTSVGPKLTQNRNYYTQTALLSNATGVTPSWAGLAPNFSIRGFRTRSNFRNGLNAYLQYSDDNSNIQQLDVIKGPSGTLFGGANMVFGGLINVQTYAPIDSSFTNLSLAAGNNNLQRSSIEVNSVLDSSHKALFRIFGTYSDRKSFQDQGLNRNIFLAPSFTYQLHDKLKVKLEAEFLRKIATNSPLFTPASPLINSQLVNVQNSKDLDLAYNKSYTDNSLLWKTTSINFYAKISYLISDHWQSETNLATTYGTSNGTYQTNLLVTNNTAVARKVLRYDAEDITNHQVQQNFIGNFSIGNWDNKLLIGLDYYRYSYMANYKSAGYIDTVSIDNPSLSANLFNADLITKIVLPKQPNHTISPQNTYSAYISDVIKPFSALSIMLSARYSSLINNGTKDVSTATTTGAYKQTSMTPKIGMTYQIIPKTFTFFANYMSGFQNIAPTSINGILYNFKPQYGTQWESGVKISGLHQLLDATFSYYNIHVRNTVMADQNDATKYIQDGKQYSRGIELDIQIQPIQNLFIHGGAAYNESKITKAENSTTGLRPVNSGPTWSATWYVNYETAIVNASKWILGIGGNYVGQDLIINSKTAGSFSTDDYTLFNSTIGYQYKQFSCNFTTENLFNQRYYYGGRGFITQGNLRQCILSMRLHF; from the coding sequence ATGTTCATACGCATAACACATTTTACACTTTTAATTGTCAATGCAATTATCATTTTTCTTTCCATTCATACAGCACACGCACAGTCCAAAGACCAACCTATATTAAAGCAATTAGATTCGGTATTCGTAAAAGCTCGTGTCAGCGAAAAAGACAGATCAAGCATTCAAACAGCAAGATTAAATATTACTGATTATGAAAATCCACAGGTGACAACTAGTGTAGGACCCAAACTTACTCAAAACAGAAATTATTATACCCAAACAGCCCTGTTGTCCAATGCGACCGGGGTCACTCCAAGTTGGGCTGGATTAGCTCCAAATTTTTCAATTCGTGGCTTTAGAACCCGAAGCAATTTTAGAAATGGTTTAAATGCTTATCTACAATACAGTGATGATAACAGTAACATACAACAGTTAGATGTGATCAAAGGTCCAAGCGGAACCTTGTTCGGTGGCGCAAATATGGTTTTTGGAGGTCTTATCAATGTACAAACTTACGCACCCATCGATAGTTCATTTACAAATTTATCACTTGCGGCAGGTAATAATAATTTGCAACGCTCAAGCATAGAAGTCAACTCCGTTTTAGATTCTAGCCATAAAGCGCTATTTCGCATTTTTGGCACGTATTCTGACAGAAAAAGCTTTCAAGATCAAGGATTAAATAGAAACATATTTTTGGCACCAAGTTTTACTTACCAACTCCATGACAAGTTAAAAGTTAAGCTTGAAGCCGAGTTTTTACGTAAAATCGCGACCAATAGTCCGCTATTTACTCCCGCCAGCCCACTCATAAATAGTCAATTGGTCAATGTACAGAACTCTAAAGATTTGGACCTCGCTTATAACAAATCGTATACGGATAATAGCTTATTATGGAAAACAACATCGATCAATTTCTATGCAAAAATAAGTTACTTAATTTCCGACCATTGGCAATCAGAAACCAATCTTGCTACGACGTACGGTACTTCAAATGGCACTTATCAAACCAATTTATTAGTGACCAATAATACGGCTGTAGCAAGAAAGGTGTTGCGGTACGACGCCGAAGATATCACCAACCACCAAGTACAACAAAATTTTATCGGTAATTTCAGCATTGGCAATTGGGACAACAAACTCCTGATTGGACTGGATTACTATCGCTATAGTTATATGGCAAATTATAAAAGTGCAGGCTATATCGATACCGTATCTATCGATAATCCATCCCTGTCAGCAAATTTATTTAATGCAGATCTGATTACGAAAATAGTGCTGCCCAAACAACCTAACCATACTATATCACCTCAAAACACCTATTCAGCGTACATTTCCGATGTTATCAAACCATTTAGTGCACTATCGATCATGCTAAGTGCTAGATACAGCAGCTTAATCAACAATGGGACAAAAGATGTATCTACAGCAACCACAACAGGGGCATATAAACAGACATCTATGACACCAAAAATAGGTATGACCTACCAGATCATTCCTAAAACATTTACTTTTTTCGCGAACTATATGAGCGGATTTCAGAATATTGCTCCCACAAGTATCAATGGAATTTTATATAATTTCAAACCTCAATATGGTACACAATGGGAATCAGGAGTTAAAATATCTGGCCTTCATCAATTGTTAGATGCAACATTTAGTTATTATAATATTCACGTCCGTAATACCGTGATGGCGGATCAAAATGATGCCACAAAATATATTCAGGATGGTAAACAATACAGCCGAGGTATAGAATTGGATATCCAGATACAACCTATTCAAAATCTATTCATACATGGTGGTGCTGCCTACAATGAAAGTAAAATAACAAAAGCTGAAAACTCAACAACAGGTTTGAGACCCGTTAACTCCGGTCCTACATGGTCTGCAACTTGGTATGTGAATTATGAAACAGCAATCGTCAATGCAAGTAAATGGATACTGGGTATCGGTGGTAATTATGTAGGTCAGGATTTAATCATCAACAGCAAAACGGCAGGAAGCTTCTCTACAGACGATTATACACTGTTTAATAGTACTATTGGATATCAGTACAAGCAATTTTCCTGTAACTTTACCACAGAGAACCTGTTCAACCAACGTTACTATTATGGAGGAAGAGGATTTATCACGCAAGGAAATTTACGTCAATGTATATTATCTATGCGCTTACATTTCTAA
- a CDS encoding TolC family protein, which yields MKKIVIIILAIFPIFVQAQALSIEQLWNNVDQSLTHQQDLLRKEIKEQELKEIKSNRTPVFYIDANLQRNLIIPTTPVPAIAFDPNALDGAIIPLKFATKWSSKAGIQMEWSLFDPKRQLNEKQQSLEIQKAEIIRDQHKQDWKHDATLAYASVVLATQQYEMALKDSASYADILQISKARYEAGRLPSNQYLSAQQEYERKRITLYEAWSVLIDADLELRKYTNLENTQTLSSNIEAIKGFVEHLKKENFAIKSIALDQQINLLQRRSIKKQLLPTLTANAYLGKQYFSNEFRLDKNNAWYGNSYVNIALRIPLSAYFTAQPTLKKEILNAHVLELQLQEEQHIDQIKTQQQNTKIKTAQLKIDRLHHIEKLAAQAVKEQDSAYRGGRLILTEYHESVLSYQKAKKDIWQAEYDLIKLLLDDSDNNPSIN from the coding sequence ATGAAAAAGATTGTAATCATTATACTGGCCATTTTTCCAATCTTCGTTCAAGCGCAGGCCTTGAGCATAGAACAATTATGGAACAATGTCGATCAAAGCCTCACTCACCAGCAAGATTTACTACGTAAAGAAATCAAAGAACAGGAATTAAAAGAAATAAAAAGCAATCGCACTCCAGTATTTTATATAGATGCAAATTTGCAGCGCAATCTCATTATTCCAACAACACCAGTACCCGCCATCGCTTTTGACCCCAACGCATTGGATGGAGCTATTATACCCTTAAAGTTTGCTACTAAATGGTCTTCTAAAGCTGGGATCCAAATGGAGTGGAGCTTATTTGATCCTAAACGACAGCTTAATGAAAAACAGCAGTCCCTAGAAATCCAAAAAGCGGAAATCATTAGAGATCAACATAAACAAGATTGGAAACATGATGCGACATTAGCATACGCTTCTGTTGTACTCGCCACACAACAATATGAAATGGCATTAAAAGATTCTGCATCTTATGCGGATATTTTACAGATTAGCAAAGCGCGTTATGAAGCGGGACGACTTCCATCCAATCAATACCTTAGCGCCCAACAAGAATACGAGCGCAAACGCATTACTCTATATGAAGCATGGTCTGTTCTCATAGATGCAGACCTAGAGCTACGTAAATATACCAACTTAGAAAACACACAGACTTTAAGTTCAAATATCGAAGCTATCAAGGGCTTTGTCGAACACCTCAAAAAAGAAAATTTTGCCATCAAATCTATAGCGCTTGATCAGCAGATCAATCTCTTGCAGAGAAGGAGCATTAAAAAGCAACTACTACCGACATTAACTGCAAATGCCTATTTAGGAAAACAATATTTCAGCAATGAATTTCGCCTCGATAAAAATAATGCTTGGTATGGAAATAGTTATGTCAATATTGCACTCCGTATCCCCCTTTCTGCTTATTTCACAGCGCAACCTACATTAAAAAAAGAAATACTAAATGCTCATGTTTTGGAATTGCAATTACAAGAAGAACAGCACATTGACCAGATCAAAACACAGCAACAGAATACTAAAATTAAGACTGCCCAGCTGAAGATTGATCGCCTTCACCACATTGAAAAATTAGCCGCTCAAGCTGTAAAAGAACAAGATTCTGCCTATCGTGGAGGTAGATTGATCTTGACAGAATACCACGAATCAGTCCTTAGTTACCAAAAAGCCAAAAAAGATATTTGGCAGGCAGAATACGATTTGATCAAGTTATTATTGGATGATTCAGACAACAATCCTTCTATTAATTAA
- a CDS encoding ABC transporter permease, whose amino-acid sequence MLRLAYKFIKYDRAKSVGIITAIVISIFLIGQQLGLLFFLMGLMGNLVGNAPVQDNDLWIIEAQSSNINTVNSLDQRLVQQIGSLPDIAQTFPVILAPARATFLDGKTASVTLVGADAPDYVMGPDQDRIKEGILSSLTDPGSVSAEFFSSKTWNTTLFVNKAIEINGQRAKISLITKQAQAFGASLMYTSTNNARLLGNVPPFKVNIIIARLKPGTDKEKISNEITQLFPQLRAWDAKKLQKSTIKEILVTSNMGMSFGTLVLFAMISGFFIIGLTLYSSALDRIKDYGTLKAIGAKKSYVNKLIIAQAFLYAIIGYLIAMLLLIGFKFGVAGSGLVIDISPIFALFLLLITLIISVGGSLFAVRKIAKLEPASVF is encoded by the coding sequence ATGTTGAGATTGGCCTATAAATTCATCAAATACGACCGAGCAAAAAGTGTCGGTATTATCACCGCTATTGTGATCAGTATATTTCTAATCGGTCAACAATTGGGACTTCTTTTTTTTCTAATGGGGCTAATGGGTAATCTAGTAGGAAACGCTCCTGTTCAAGATAACGATCTATGGATCATAGAAGCCCAGAGTAGCAATATCAATACAGTCAATAGTCTCGATCAGCGATTAGTACAACAAATCGGAAGCTTACCCGATATAGCGCAAACTTTTCCAGTGATCCTAGCACCAGCTCGAGCTACCTTTTTAGATGGAAAAACAGCTTCAGTGACTTTAGTTGGAGCCGATGCTCCAGATTATGTTATGGGTCCTGATCAAGATCGGATAAAAGAAGGGATATTATCCTCACTCACAGATCCAGGCTCAGTATCAGCTGAATTTTTTAGTTCAAAAACCTGGAATACCACCCTATTCGTCAACAAAGCTATTGAAATCAATGGACAAAGGGCTAAAATAAGTTTGATAACAAAACAAGCACAAGCATTCGGAGCCAGTCTGATGTACACCTCCACCAACAATGCAAGACTCTTAGGAAATGTCCCACCATTTAAAGTGAATATCATCATTGCTAGATTAAAACCAGGAACAGATAAAGAAAAGATCAGTAATGAGATTACGCAACTATTTCCACAATTGCGGGCTTGGGATGCCAAAAAATTGCAAAAATCTACAATCAAAGAAATCTTGGTAACATCCAATATGGGCATGAGCTTCGGTACATTGGTCCTTTTTGCCATGATCAGTGGATTTTTCATCATTGGACTCACCCTCTATTCTTCAGCTTTAGACAGAATCAAAGACTATGGTACATTAAAAGCTATTGGAGCGAAAAAAAGTTATGTCAATAAGCTCATTATAGCACAAGCTTTTTTATATGCTATAATAGGTTATTTGATTGCCATGCTTTTACTTATCGGATTCAAGTTTGGTGTAGCAGGATCAGGTTTAGTTATTGATATTTCACCAATATTTGCTTTATTTTTATTATTGATCACTTTAATTATTTCAGTTGGCGGTTCATTATTTGCGGTTCGTAAAATTGCTAAACTGGAACCAGCGTCTGTTTTTTAG
- a CDS encoding HlyD family secretion protein, with protein MKKITNRLTIMMVIAMIAGACSSDKKPKATQSSDQILKQVSEVKALGKIIPAEDWALIASTTPALIKEVLVKEGDSVTKGQILIQLEQGNAPLDIKQEQAKLNSIKAQNAISLEDIHRGKLHVQELQDKYETSKQLFSKNAETREVMETDYSNWRQEEFILEGLQKKYKAQQIAEKEQYLQIQKTKNLVTDFTIQARKSGIVMDLTAHVGQSISSTTELGKIVNVVEPIVEAEVDELFAQDVKVGQLVTISQVGRKDKAIEGHVIYTSPILSNKSILYETANEGEDRRVRKIKIQLSTNNELAINAKVDCTIKIK; from the coding sequence ATGAAGAAGATTACAAATAGGTTAACGATCATGATGGTCATTGCCATGATTGCAGGTGCATGCAGTTCGGATAAGAAACCAAAAGCTACCCAAAGCAGCGACCAGATCCTAAAACAGGTAAGCGAAGTAAAGGCATTAGGAAAAATTATTCCAGCAGAAGATTGGGCCCTTATTGCTAGTACCACCCCAGCACTGATTAAGGAAGTATTGGTCAAAGAAGGTGATTCGGTAACAAAAGGACAGATTCTTATCCAGCTTGAGCAAGGAAATGCTCCGTTGGATATCAAACAAGAGCAGGCAAAGCTCAACAGTATAAAAGCTCAAAACGCAATATCACTGGAGGATATCCATAGAGGGAAACTACATGTGCAAGAATTGCAAGATAAATATGAAACTTCAAAACAACTATTTTCCAAAAATGCGGAGACAAGAGAAGTAATGGAAACAGATTACTCCAACTGGCGTCAAGAAGAATTTATACTAGAAGGACTTCAAAAAAAATACAAAGCTCAACAGATTGCCGAAAAGGAACAATATTTACAGATACAGAAAACAAAAAATCTGGTTACAGATTTTACTATTCAAGCGCGTAAATCAGGAATCGTCATGGATTTAACGGCTCATGTTGGACAAAGTATCAGTAGTACGACTGAGCTTGGAAAAATAGTAAATGTAGTTGAACCAATTGTAGAGGCCGAAGTAGATGAATTATTTGCACAAGACGTGAAAGTTGGTCAGTTGGTCACCATTTCCCAAGTGGGAAGAAAAGATAAAGCAATAGAGGGACATGTCATTTATACAAGTCCTATATTATCCAATAAATCCATCCTTTATGAAACCGCAAATGAAGGCGAAGACCGTCGTGTTCGAAAAATCAAAATACAGCTAAGTACGAACAACGAACTGGCCATTAACGCAAAAGTAGACTGTACGATCAAGATCAAGTAA
- a CDS encoding ABC transporter ATP-binding protein encodes MPEQIVTLENVKKIYKTGDTTITALDSTTISFETNKLTLIMGPSGSGKTTLLSILGFVIYPTEGEVIYKGKKVSELKESDLATLRLHEIGFIFQQFNLIEPLNALENVMQPLILQGIKKNEATKRAKIALEEVGLVTRMYTLPKRLSGGQKQRVAIARALVTSPSMILCDEPTASLDAKSAESIMKELKTLASKNKVVVIVTHDLRLRQYADKVIYVEEGKVSDAIRNEEDYK; translated from the coding sequence ATGCCAGAGCAAATCGTCACATTAGAAAATGTCAAAAAGATTTATAAGACAGGCGATACGACCATAACTGCATTAGACAGCACGACTATCAGTTTTGAAACGAATAAATTGACCTTGATTATGGGCCCATCGGGCAGCGGAAAGACTACGCTATTATCTATTCTAGGTTTTGTGATCTATCCAACAGAAGGTGAAGTCATATATAAAGGCAAGAAAGTGAGCGAATTAAAAGAATCAGATTTAGCGACATTACGCCTACATGAAATAGGCTTTATTTTCCAGCAGTTTAACCTTATCGAACCATTAAACGCTTTAGAAAATGTCATGCAACCACTTATATTACAAGGAATAAAAAAAAATGAGGCGACCAAACGAGCAAAAATAGCTTTGGAAGAAGTCGGATTAGTTACCCGTATGTATACGCTTCCAAAAAGACTCAGTGGTGGACAGAAGCAACGAGTGGCCATAGCACGAGCTTTAGTAACAAGTCCATCCATGATTCTTTGTGATGAACCTACAGCTTCATTAGATGCAAAAAGCGCTGAGAGCATTATGAAAGAGCTCAAAACACTAGCTTCTAAAAACAAAGTAGTCGTCATCGTCACTCATGATTTACGACTGCGCCAATATGCGGACAAAGTAATATATGTCGAAGAAGGAAAAGTTTCAGATGCAATTAGAAATGAAGAAGATTACAAATAG
- a CDS encoding alpha/beta fold hydrolase: MEELQYSKIYGAQNTGIPLVVLHGLFGMSDNWGTFGRSFGEKRQVHLLDLRNHGRSFHSDEMSIEAMVDDLYTYIKAIGADKIDLLGHSLGGKVAMQFAIDHPEKVRKLIVADIAPKPYPPHHEDIFNALSAVNIENVENRKDVQTALEKYIKEPGVIQFLLKNVYIKENRKLGWRFNLDVLKGKYTDFITVGIKSGVFEGPTLFLAGEKSRYILPEDKTNIEIQFPKATIKTIPNAGHWVQAENPQAFDTFVAEFLDQ, from the coding sequence TTGGAAGAACTACAATACAGCAAGATATATGGAGCACAAAACACAGGTATTCCTTTAGTGGTTTTACATGGATTATTTGGCATGTCGGACAATTGGGGGACTTTTGGTCGCAGTTTCGGTGAAAAAAGGCAGGTACATCTGCTAGACCTGCGTAATCATGGTCGGAGTTTTCATAGCGATGAGATGTCTATAGAAGCCATGGTCGATGATTTATATACTTATATCAAAGCAATTGGAGCAGATAAAATTGATCTTTTAGGGCATTCACTAGGTGGTAAAGTTGCGATGCAATTTGCAATCGACCATCCCGAAAAAGTAAGAAAGCTTATTGTGGCAGATATTGCACCGAAACCATATCCGCCGCATCATGAAGATATATTCAATGCCCTAAGTGCCGTAAATATTGAAAATGTCGAAAATAGAAAAGATGTGCAGACCGCGCTCGAAAAATATATCAAAGAGCCCGGTGTAATTCAATTTTTATTAAAAAACGTCTACATCAAAGAAAATAGAAAACTAGGTTGGCGTTTTAATTTAGATGTTTTAAAAGGAAAATATACTGATTTCATTACCGTAGGGATCAAATCAGGAGTATTTGAAGGCCCAACTTTATTCTTAGCAGGCGAAAAATCTCGATATATACTTCCAGAAGACAAGACAAACATCGAAATTCAATTTCCAAAAGCTACGATCAAAACTATTCCCAATGCCGGTCACTGGGTACAAGCAGAAAATCCACAAGCCTTCGACACTTTTGTTGCTGAGTTTTTGGATCAGTAA